In Brasilonema sennae CENA114, the sequence GATACACGTGAAACCTACCTGTTTTGCTCATGGGGAGTCTATCTTCCAAGATTCACTTTTACGCTCTTATAACTTATAGGGGCGAGTAAGGACAACTTATGCACTTGTGTGAAACAAACGAAAATTTTTTGGTAGTATTTATTCTGATTTAGAGAGTATTGTAAAGAACCTGATGATACTCCGATGATACGAGCGATTGCAGCCAACGATACGCGTTCAAGTAAGAGTTTATCAATTAACTTATAAGCTTGAATTTAGTCAAAAGCAGCGCAATAAAGTTAGATTCAGTAAATCGAAAAGTTTTCCTAAAAGGGAGCGTTCCCCAAAATTATGTTATAAAATATACTTTTTTTTACTCAACTATACTAACTAGGAGGCGGTTGTAAATTACTTTCATTTATGATTAAGAAAATTCTATTTTTTATTAACGTGAGTTCGACGAACTTAGAAAATGGCAGGAGATAAGGCAGGTAAGTCTTTGGGATAAATATCAAGTGATGGTTTTTGTGGCAAATAGGTGTAGGCAACGCTCACCAGCCATTAAGTTGACTAAGAAATTGAATGCTGCGTAGCGAAAGAATCCTCATCCAACTCTTCGAGCATGGATGAGGTGCGTTCAAAACACTCGAGTGTACAGAGTTTTCTATCTGACGCATATTATTTTTATTGAAGAAGACCACAGAGTAGGAACGCAGAACAGGCTGCGCCTGTTCTTTTTGTTAAAAATTGTAACCAATACCGAACATAAGTCCGACATCAGTTTGATCGAGGAAACCAAAGTTTAAACCAGCAGTGGCGGTAAACTCAGGTGATAAGGGCACATCCACACCACCAGTCAGAAGAAAGCCGACGCTGTTATCTCCACTTGTGGAAATTGCCGCACCTGCCCCAACGTAAGGAATAAAATTTATTTGTTCTTCTTCAAAGTCTGTGACTCGTTTAACTGGAAAGTCAAATGTTACAGGCAGAAGAAACACAGCATTATCGCTAAATACAGCAGCAGGACGAAAAGAAAAGTTTCTTGTTATACCAATTTTGCTAAAGATAGTGAAGGCACCTTCAGCTAGAGCAGTATCGCCGCCACTGAATCCGATATTTGGACCGATTCCGATATAGCTACGAGTTCCTCTAACGGGTAATAAATCTGATGCTTGCCCTGGTGGNNNNNNNNNNNNNNNNNNNNNNNNNNNNNNNNNNNNNNNNNNNNNNNNNNNNNNNNNNNNNNNNNNNNNNNNNNNNNNNNNNNNNNNNNNNNNNNNNNNNNNNNNNNNNNNNNNNNNNNNNNNNNNNNNNNNNNNNNNNNNNNNNNNNNNNNNNNNNNNNNNNNNNNNNNNNNNNNNNNNNNNNNNNNNNNNNNNNNNNNNNNNNNNNNNNNNNNNNNNNNNNNNNNNNNNNNNNNNNNNNNNNNNNNNNNNNNNNNNNNNNNNNNNNNNNNNNNNNNNNNNNNNNNNNNNNNNNNNNNNNNNNNNNNNNNNNNNNNNNNNNNNNNNNNNNNNNNNNNNNNNNNNNNNNNNNNNNNNNNNNNNNNNNNNNNNNNNNNNNNNNNNNNNNNNNNNNNNNNNNNNNNNNNNNNNNNNNNNNNNNNNNNNNNNNNNNNNNNNNNNNNNNNNNNNNNNNNNNNNNNNNNNNNNNNNNNNNNNNNNNNNNNNNNNNNNNNNNNNNNNNNNNNNNNNNNNNNNNNNNNNNNNNNNNNNNNNNNNNNNNNNNNNNNNNNNNNNNNNNNNNNNNNNNNNNNNNNNNNNNNNNNNNNNNNNNNNNNNNNNNNNNNNNNNNNNNNNNNNNNNNNNNNNNNNNNNNNNNNNNNNNNNNNNNNNNNNNNNNNNNNNNNNNNNNNNNNNNNNNNNNNNNNNNNNNNNNNNNNNNNNNNNNNNNNNNNNNNNNNNNNNNNNNNNNNNNNNNNNNNNNNNNNNNNNNNNNNNNNNNNNNNNNNNNNNNNNNNNNNNNNNNNNNNNNNNNNNNNNNNNNNNNNNNNNNNNNNNNNNNNNNNNNNNNNNNNNNNNNNNNNNNNNNNNNNNNNNNNNNNNNNNNNNNNNNNNNNNNNNNNNNNNNNNNNNNNNNNNNNNNNNNNNTGTTGGAACTTTGTTGTCTGTTGGAACTTTGTTGTCTGTTGGAACTTTGTTGTCTGTGTCTAGAGGTGTTAGATTCTCTGGAGGTGTTAGATTCTCTGGAGGTGTTAGATTCTCTGGAGGTGTTAGATTCTCTGGAGGTGTTAGATTCTCTGGAGGTGTTTGGCTGATCGGATTTTTTGCAGATGGTAAGGTTGATGCTGTTCTTGGTGACCGATTAACAGCCGTAGGTTGTGCTGAGGATGGTTGTAAAGAAATAACTAAACTCGTAATAGCCAGTAAAGAAGTTTTAGATAAAACTAATATCAACTTTGTAAGTAATTTTTGATTCATTTCTCACTCCTCTAAATATCAAAAAACATCAAATACATAAATAAGGGAACTCCAAAAAATAAATTATTTAATTCCTGCATTCAATACAACTTCTTCTTCCTTGTCCCCCTTGTCTTCCTTGTCTAGTGTGCGATTGAATATTTTTTTATTTGGAAGTCCCTAAATTCATCGCAGGCTATAGGACTCTTATTTGATTTTTAAAAAACTAAGCTGACTATAAGCTTGCCATATAAAGGTTTTTTTCTCAGTATACTTAGCAAAATTTAAGTAGGATTTATATAGTGGCGACCATATCATAAACTTTTGCCACAATTAACTTACAATATTCCTCTTTGCTTTATTTTTATGCTTTTCCTAATTGATATAATACTTTTCCTAACCAATGTTATTATTGAGACACTGGATCAGCTAAAGTTTTCAATAATAATATCTCTTAAAAATTATTTGCACTTCGGAATTTTTTTTACTTTCAACTTTTTTCCCAGCCGCCAAGTTCCTCTCAAACACGATCCGTCTTGAAATATAAAAGTTCCTTTACCATCAAAGTTGTGATTTTTGAATTCCCCTATATATTGACTACCATCTTTGAATATCAATTTTCCTACGCCTTCAAATTTACCGCCATTAAACTCACCTATATAGCGGTTATAATCATAATGATCTTTAACATAATCATATACTACGAATATTCCACAACCTTTGAACTTATTCTTTTCTATACCTCCATAATATTCAGCTCTATTATCAAAGATAATGAGACCTGTGCCTGTCTGTGGTGAAACTTTTGAAAACCAATAAATGTTGCCTGTCTCTATTCGTGTGGCTGGTGTGTTTGGTACAGGTGGTACATCTTTTATGTGGCAACGCGATTGCACATCAGCGGTGGATGGTTCTAAATCAGTTGCAGGTTGTCTCCAAAAACTCATAAGCAATTTCACTCCAATTATTAGCACACCCACCGCAACTCCAGTACCAATTAATACTTTCTGGTAAAGTTTCAATTTTCGCCGTGTAGGGGATGGTAATGGCGGTGGCGCTGATGGTGGTGGTGGTGGCAATGGTGGCGGTAATGAAGATTGTCTTAAGGCTTGTGATGCCTCTGCTGCTGTTTGGTAACGTTGATTGAAGTGATAACGCACCATTTTATCTAACACATCTGCCAGTCTGGGGCTAACCGAAACCCTATCTCGCCAAGTGACTTCAAGAGTTTCGCTGTCTTTTACTAAGTCTTTAGGTTTGATTCCAGTTAAAGCATAAATCCCCAGCATCCCCAGTGCATAAACATCGCTGCTTAACTTGGGATTTCCACCCGATTGTTCACTGGGCATATAGCCATAAGTACCAACAATAAAGGAGATGTTTGTTTCCCCTTGAGAATTGACACCTAATCCGCTAATTTGCTTGACAACCCCAAAGTCTATCAATATTATTTTGCCGTCTATATTGCGCCGCATTAAGTTTTCTGGTTTGATGTCTCGGTGAATGATATTTTGATCGTGAACGAATGTCAAAATTTCTAAAATCTCCTGTAACATCTGTGTCACTTGAGCTTCACTCAACCTGTTACCAGGAAAAACTTCCTCACTCAAATCGTGCCCATCTATAAACTCCTGTACTAGATAAAATTCGCCGTTTTCTTCAAAGTAGGCGAAAAGTCGGGGAATTT encodes:
- a CDS encoding protein kinase domain-containing protein, whose amino-acid sequence is MLVGQTLRQRYKIIRLLGSGAFGVTYLAEDLDLPDHSLCVVKNLKQMQNPEALQAARGLFNREANILQRLGNECPQIPRLFAYFEENGEFYLVQEFIDGHDLSEEVFPGNRLSEAQVTQMLQEILEILTFVHDQNIIHRDIKPENLMRRNIDGKIILIDFGVVKQISGLGVNSQGETNISFIVGTYGYMPSEQSGGNPKLSSDVYALGMLGIYALTGIKPKDLVKDSETLEVTWRDRVSVSPRLADVLDKMVRYHFNQRYQTAAEASQALRQSSLPPPLPPPPPSAPPPLPSPTRRKLKLYQKVLIGTGVAVGVLIIGVKLLMSFWRQPATDLEPSTADVQSRCHIKDVPPVPNTPATRIETGNIYWFSKVSPQTGTGLIIFDNRAEYYGGIEKNKFKGCGIFVVYDYVKDHYDYNRYIGEFNGGKFEGVGKLIFKDGSQYIGEFKNHNFDGKGTFIFQDGSCLRGTWRLGKKLKVKKIPKCK